In Pectinophora gossypiella chromosome 5, ilPecGoss1.1, whole genome shotgun sequence, a genomic segment contains:
- the LOC126366801 gene encoding larval cuticle protein 1-like gives MKLLVVACALVAVACAAPPASDVEAKIVRSEFEQQPEGGYVYSFETDNGINRQENGEVKEALDEENKPHNVVVVRGSYSYTDPEGKPQTITYVADETGFHAEGDSIPKEPVSRR, from the exons ATGAAACTG CTCGTGGTTGCCTGCGCCCTCGTGGCCGTCGCCTGCGCCGCTCCCCCTGCCTCTGACGTAGAGGCTAAGATCGTGCGCTCCGAATTCGAACAGCAGCCCGAGGGAGGCTATGTTTACAG CTTCGAGACCGACAACGGCATCAACCGACAGGAGAACGGCGAGGTGAAGGAGGCTCTCGACGAGGAGAACAAGCCACACAACGTGGTGGTCGTCCGCGGCTCGTACTCGTACACGGACCCTGAGGGCAAGCCGCAGACCATCACCTACGTCGCTGACGAAACCGGCTTCCACGCGGAGGGTGACTCCATCCCCAAGGAGCCCGTGTCCAGGAGATAA